In one Kitasatospora cineracea genomic region, the following are encoded:
- a CDS encoding 3' terminal RNA ribose 2'-O-methyltransferase Hen1, with the protein MFVSISTTGTAENPASDLGFLLHKHPDKVQRFATAHGTAHVFYPEAGEQACTAALLLEIDPTALLRQGRGKGRSGSPDLALAQYVNDRPYAASSLLAVALRTVYRSAMKGECAHRPELPGRALPLRIALPAVPVAGGEGPGLVDRLFAPLGWQVDARPVPLDESFPEWGDSRYVRLELTGTLRLADALQHLYVLLPVLDGSKHYWVAPDEVDKLLAAGQGWLADHPERALIIRRYLSRRWSLTRLATERLALARLAEADDREAEEIDNAVPDVPDVSDAPGTADAPGTADTADATTATATAEEVNATGPTGSAGPIAVVAEAAGAAEGGRERGESLAAQRRTAILAALARTGAARVLDLGCGQGELVGALLKEPRVTEVLGVDVSSLALTIAARRLRLDRLPERQARRVKLVQGALTYTDARLKGYDAAVLCEVIEHLDLPRLPALEYAVFGAARPGSVVVTTPNAEYNVRWETLPAGHKRHDDHRFEWGRAEFAAWTEQVAADYGYTVELEPVGPVDPEVGAPTQLAHFRLAEPATTEPAATTESTATESTATTEPAATESTATIEPVTTGPDAAGPAVTGTPSHDHAPEGSAHR; encoded by the coding sequence GTGTTCGTATCGATCTCCACCACCGGCACTGCCGAGAACCCCGCCTCCGACCTGGGCTTCCTGCTGCACAAGCACCCCGACAAGGTGCAGCGGTTCGCCACCGCGCACGGCACGGCACACGTCTTCTACCCCGAGGCCGGGGAGCAGGCGTGCACCGCCGCGCTGCTGCTGGAAATCGACCCCACCGCGCTGCTCCGCCAAGGCCGCGGCAAGGGCCGGTCCGGCTCGCCCGACCTCGCGCTCGCCCAGTACGTCAACGACCGCCCGTACGCCGCCTCCTCGCTGCTCGCGGTGGCGCTGCGCACGGTCTACCGGTCCGCGATGAAGGGCGAGTGCGCGCACCGGCCCGAACTGCCCGGCCGGGCGCTGCCGCTGCGGATCGCGCTGCCCGCCGTCCCGGTGGCCGGCGGCGAGGGCCCCGGGCTGGTGGACCGGCTGTTCGCCCCGCTGGGCTGGCAGGTCGACGCGCGGCCCGTCCCGCTGGACGAGTCTTTCCCCGAGTGGGGCGACTCCCGGTACGTGCGGCTCGAACTGACCGGCACCCTGCGGCTCGCCGACGCGCTGCAGCACCTCTACGTGCTGCTGCCGGTCCTCGACGGGTCCAAGCACTACTGGGTCGCCCCCGACGAGGTCGACAAGCTGCTCGCGGCCGGCCAGGGCTGGCTCGCCGACCACCCCGAACGGGCCCTGATCATCCGCCGCTACCTCTCCCGCCGCTGGTCGCTGACCAGGCTCGCCACGGAGCGCCTGGCGCTGGCCCGGCTGGCCGAGGCCGACGACCGCGAGGCCGAGGAGATCGACAACGCGGTGCCGGACGTCCCGGATGTTTCGGACGCTCCGGGGACCGCGGACGCTCCGGGGACCGCGGACACCGCAGATGCCACGACTGCCACGGCTACCGCTGAGGAGGTGAACGCCACCGGACCGACCGGGTCGGCCGGACCGATCGCGGTGGTGGCCGAGGCCGCCGGTGCTGCGGAGGGCGGCCGGGAGCGCGGGGAGTCGCTCGCCGCGCAGCGGCGGACGGCGATCCTGGCGGCGCTGGCCCGCACCGGCGCGGCCCGGGTGCTCGACCTGGGCTGCGGGCAGGGCGAGTTGGTGGGCGCGCTGCTCAAGGAACCGCGGGTGACCGAGGTGCTCGGGGTGGACGTGTCCTCCCTCGCGCTGACGATCGCCGCCCGCCGACTGCGGTTGGACCGGCTGCCGGAGCGTCAGGCCCGCCGGGTGAAGCTGGTCCAGGGTGCGCTGACGTACACCGACGCCCGGTTGAAGGGCTATGACGCGGCGGTGCTGTGCGAGGTCATCGAGCACCTCGACCTGCCCCGGCTGCCCGCGCTGGAGTACGCCGTGTTCGGCGCGGCCCGGCCCGGCTCGGTCGTGGTCACCACCCCGAACGCCGAGTACAACGTCCGCTGGGAGACCCTGCCCGCCGGGCACAAGCGGCACGACGACCACCGCTTCGAGTGGGGCCGCGCCGAGTTCGCGGCCTGGACGGAGCAGGTCGCGGCCGACTACGGCTACACCGTCGAGCTGGAGCCGGTCGGCCCGGTCGACCCCGAGGTCGGCGCACCCACCCAGCTCGCGCACTTCCGCCTCGCCGAACCCGCCACCACCGAACCCGCTGCCACCACCGAATCCACTGCCACCGAATCCACTGCCACCACCGAACCGGCTGCCACCGAATCCACTGCCACCATCGAACCCGTCACCACCGGACCCGACGCCGCTGGACCCGCTGTCACCGGCACCCCGTCGCACGACCACGCCCCGGAAGGGAGCGCCCACCGATGA
- a CDS encoding polynucleotide kinase-phosphatase, with amino-acid sequence MTTETPEPTPARAGRRLPVTDVSLVVLIGSTGSGKSSFARRHFKPTEVVSSDFCRGLVADDENDQSASADAFDVLHYIVGKRLAAGRLTVVDATNVQQESRRQLLAIAREHDVLPIAIVLDVPAEVCAERNRARPDRQLPAHVIPRHQRELRRSLRGLEREGFRKVHVLRGVEEVERAEIVPEKRYNDLRHLTGPFDIVGDIHGCRSELETLLGRLGYRIARDEQGRAVDAAHPEGRTAVFVGDLVDRGPDTPGVLRLVMGMVETGHALCVPGNHENKLGRWMGGRKVTVSHGLQESIDQLSAESDEFRARVREFMRGLVSHYLLDGGALVVCHAGLPEKYHGRASGRVRSHALYGDTTGETDEYGLPVRYPWAEEYRGRALVVYGHTPVPVASFLNNTICLDTGCVFGGSLTALRYPEREIVAVPAEQEWYEPVRPMHTDAPGGREGRPLDLADVAGRRVVETARFGNVAVREENAAAALEVMSRFALDPRLLAYLPPTMAPSPTSRREGLLEHPEEAFFAYRHDGVQQVVCEEKHMGSRAVVLVARDGAALEKRFGLPGPGAIWTRTGRAFLNDQQLTGAILDRLRAAAEDAGLFDELDTGWLLLDAELLPWSLKAVELLRRQYAAVGAAAGAALPAALDALARAADRGMDVAELTVRQQERAEDARSFTEAYRRYCWPTEGLEGIRLAPFQLLAAEGANLALRPHTEHLALIDRLVEADRLAADRAAAEPVLHGTGRLLVDTGDESSVAAAVAWWEELTGAGGEGMVVKPVDPLHRDGSGRLVQPGLKVRGREYLRIIYGPDYTRHLDRLRQRSLGHKRSLALREHALGLESLDRLAAGEPLWRVHEAVFAVLALESEPVDPRL; translated from the coding sequence ATGACCACCGAAACCCCGGAGCCGACCCCTGCCCGGGCCGGCCGCCGACTGCCCGTCACCGACGTCTCGCTGGTGGTGCTGATCGGCAGCACCGGCTCCGGCAAGTCCAGCTTCGCCCGCAGGCACTTCAAGCCCACCGAGGTGGTCTCCTCCGACTTCTGCCGGGGGCTGGTCGCCGACGACGAGAACGACCAGTCCGCCTCCGCCGACGCCTTCGACGTGCTGCACTACATCGTCGGCAAGCGGCTCGCGGCGGGCCGGCTCACCGTGGTCGACGCCACCAACGTCCAGCAGGAGAGCCGCCGCCAGCTGCTCGCCATCGCCCGGGAGCACGACGTGCTGCCGATCGCCATCGTGCTGGACGTCCCGGCCGAGGTGTGCGCCGAGCGCAACCGGGCCAGGCCGGACCGGCAGCTGCCGGCGCACGTGATCCCCCGTCACCAGCGCGAGCTGCGCCGCTCGCTGCGCGGACTGGAGCGCGAGGGCTTCCGCAAGGTGCACGTGCTGCGCGGCGTCGAGGAGGTCGAGCGCGCCGAGATCGTCCCGGAGAAGCGGTACAACGACCTGCGGCACCTGACCGGCCCGTTCGACATCGTCGGCGACATCCACGGCTGCCGCTCCGAGCTGGAGACCCTGCTCGGCCGGCTCGGCTACCGGATCGCCCGCGACGAGCAGGGCCGCGCCGTGGACGCCGCGCACCCCGAGGGCCGCACCGCGGTCTTCGTCGGCGACCTGGTCGACCGCGGCCCGGACACCCCGGGCGTGCTGCGCCTGGTGATGGGCATGGTCGAGACCGGCCACGCCCTCTGCGTCCCCGGCAACCACGAGAACAAGCTCGGCCGCTGGATGGGCGGCCGCAAGGTCACCGTCTCGCACGGCCTGCAGGAGTCGATCGACCAGCTGTCCGCCGAGAGCGACGAGTTCCGGGCCCGGGTGCGGGAGTTCATGCGCGGCCTGGTCAGCCACTACCTGCTGGACGGCGGCGCGCTGGTGGTCTGCCACGCCGGCCTGCCGGAGAAGTACCACGGCCGCGCCTCCGGCCGGGTCCGCTCGCACGCGCTGTACGGCGACACCACCGGCGAGACCGACGAGTACGGCCTGCCGGTGCGCTACCCGTGGGCCGAGGAGTACCGCGGCCGCGCCCTGGTGGTCTACGGCCACACCCCGGTGCCGGTGGCGAGCTTCCTCAACAACACCATCTGCCTGGACACCGGCTGCGTGTTCGGCGGCAGCCTGACCGCGTTGCGCTACCCGGAGCGGGAGATCGTCGCCGTCCCGGCCGAGCAGGAGTGGTACGAGCCGGTCCGCCCGATGCATACCGACGCGCCCGGCGGCCGCGAGGGCCGTCCGCTCGACCTGGCCGACGTGGCCGGCCGCCGGGTGGTGGAGACCGCCCGGTTCGGCAACGTCGCCGTCCGGGAGGAGAACGCCGCCGCCGCGCTGGAGGTGATGAGCCGCTTCGCGCTCGACCCGAGGCTGCTCGCCTACCTGCCGCCCACCATGGCCCCCTCGCCGACCTCCCGGCGCGAGGGCCTGCTGGAGCACCCCGAGGAGGCGTTCTTCGCCTACCGGCACGACGGGGTGCAGCAGGTGGTCTGCGAGGAGAAGCACATGGGCTCGCGGGCCGTCGTCCTGGTCGCCCGGGACGGGGCCGCCCTGGAGAAGCGCTTCGGCCTGCCCGGCCCCGGCGCGATCTGGACCAGGACCGGCCGCGCCTTCCTCAACGACCAGCAGCTCACCGGGGCGATCCTCGACCGGCTGCGGGCCGCCGCCGAGGACGCCGGCCTGTTCGACGAACTCGACACCGGCTGGCTGCTGCTGGACGCCGAACTGCTGCCCTGGTCGCTCAAGGCGGTCGAACTGCTGCGCCGCCAGTACGCCGCCGTCGGCGCGGCCGCCGGGGCCGCCCTGCCCGCCGCGCTCGACGCCCTCGCCCGGGCCGCCGACCGCGGGATGGACGTGGCGGAGCTGACGGTCCGCCAGCAGGAGCGGGCCGAGGACGCCCGGTCCTTCACCGAGGCGTACCGGCGCTACTGCTGGCCGACCGAGGGCCTCGAAGGCATCCGGCTGGCCCCGTTCCAGCTGCTCGCCGCCGAGGGTGCCAACCTGGCGCTGCGCCCGCACACCGAGCACCTCGCCCTGATCGACCGGCTGGTGGAGGCCGACCGGCTGGCCGCCGACCGGGCGGCCGCGGAGCCGGTGCTGCACGGCACCGGGCGGCTGCTGGTCGACACCGGGGACGAGTCCTCGGTCGCCGCCGCCGTCGCCTGGTGGGAGGAGCTGACCGGGGCCGGCGGCGAGGGCATGGTGGTCAAGCCGGTCGACCCGCTGCACCGGGACGGCTCCGGGCGGCTGGTCCAGCCCGGGCTGAAGGTCCGCGGCCGCGAGTACCTGCGGATCATCTACGGCCCGGACTACACCCGGCACTTGGACCGGCTGCGCCAGCGCTCGCTCGGCCACAAGCGCTCGCTCGCCCTGCGCGAGCACGCGCTCGGCCTGGAGTCGCTGGACCGGCTGGCGGCCGGCGAGCCGCTGTGGCGGGTGCACGAGGCGGTGTTCGCGGTGCTGGCCCTGGAGTCCGAACCGGTCGACCCCCGGCTCTGA
- the argF gene encoding ornithine carbamoyltransferase, with protein sequence MAFNLRNRHFLKELDFTPQEFRHLVDLAAQLKAAKYAGTEQPRLRGKNIALIFAKTSTRTRCAFEVAAHDQGASTTYLDPAGSQMGHKESIKDTARVLGRMFDGIEYRGDGQEIVEELASHAGVPVWNGLTDEWHPTQMLADVLTIQEHSGKPLNETTLVYLGDARFNMGNSILVTGALLGMDIRIVAPASLWPAEEVRKAAESLAGASGARITLTEDVAAGVAGADFLYTDVWVSMGEPKEVWAERIALLKPYQVSMDTVRATGNPAVKFLHCLPAFHDLGTEVGRQMHELTGMSELECTDELFESAHSVVFDQAENRLHTIKAVMVATLGS encoded by the coding sequence ATGGCGTTCAACCTCCGGAACAGGCACTTCCTCAAGGAGCTCGACTTCACTCCCCAGGAGTTCCGCCACCTGGTCGACCTGGCGGCCCAGCTGAAGGCCGCTAAGTACGCGGGCACCGAGCAGCCCCGGCTGCGCGGCAAGAACATCGCGCTGATCTTCGCCAAGACCTCCACCCGCACCCGCTGCGCCTTCGAGGTGGCCGCCCACGACCAGGGCGCCTCCACCACCTACCTGGACCCGGCCGGGTCGCAGATGGGGCACAAGGAGTCGATCAAGGACACCGCGCGGGTGCTGGGCCGGATGTTCGACGGCATCGAGTACCGCGGCGACGGGCAGGAGATCGTCGAGGAGCTGGCCTCGCACGCGGGCGTCCCGGTCTGGAACGGCCTGACCGATGAGTGGCACCCGACCCAGATGCTGGCCGACGTGCTCACCATCCAGGAGCACTCCGGCAAGCCGCTGAACGAGACCACCCTGGTCTACCTCGGCGACGCCCGCTTCAACATGGGCAACTCGATCCTGGTCACCGGCGCGCTGCTGGGCATGGACATCCGGATCGTGGCGCCCGCCTCGCTCTGGCCCGCCGAGGAGGTCCGCAAGGCGGCCGAGTCGCTGGCCGGGGCCAGCGGAGCCCGGATCACCCTCACCGAGGACGTGGCGGCCGGCGTCGCGGGGGCGGACTTCCTCTACACCGACGTCTGGGTGTCGATGGGCGAGCCCAAGGAGGTCTGGGCCGAGCGGATCGCGCTGCTGAAGCCCTACCAGGTCTCGATGGACACGGTGCGCGCCACCGGGAACCCGGCGGTCAAGTTCCTGCACTGCCTGCCCGCGTTCCACGACCTCGGCACCGAGGTCGGCCGGCAGATGCACGAGCTCACCGGCATGTCGGAGCTGGAGTGCACCGACGAACTGTTCGAGTCGGCGCACTCCGTGGTCTTCGACCAGGCCGAGAACCGGCTGCACACCATCAAGGCCGTGATGGTGGCGACCCTCGGGTCCTGA
- a CDS encoding superoxide dismutase family protein: MPLSSAAGALLVPLALLPIGPPAAQGPAGVPGPAGASGASGAPGTDRVVDTRFDRADGFVPARAITHAPDLVPYGSQVRVTVGRAAGHTSVTLELAGVAGAHEFPAHVHTGRCGSDPASSGPHYQQVAGSDGANNEVRMTVRTAPDGSGTASAAVPWEFRPDEAHSLVLHAGTPAGPHAAADRAACVDVDF; encoded by the coding sequence ATGCCCCTGTCCTCCGCTGCCGGTGCGCTGCTGGTGCCGCTCGCCCTGCTGCCGATCGGTCCGCCCGCCGCCCAGGGCCCGGCCGGCGTTCCCGGACCGGCCGGTGCCTCCGGGGCCTCCGGCGCTCCCGGGACCGACCGGGTGGTGGACACCCGGTTCGACCGGGCGGACGGCTTCGTCCCGGCCCGGGCGATCACCCACGCACCCGACCTGGTGCCGTACGGCTCGCAGGTGCGGGTCACGGTCGGCCGCGCGGCCGGGCACACCTCCGTCACGCTGGAACTCGCCGGGGTGGCCGGTGCGCACGAGTTCCCCGCGCACGTGCACACCGGGCGCTGCGGCTCCGACCCGGCGTCCTCCGGGCCGCACTACCAGCAGGTGGCCGGGTCGGACGGTGCCAACAATGAGGTGCGGATGACCGTGCGCACCGCCCCGGACGGGTCCGGCACCGCCTCGGCGGCCGTCCCCTGGGAGTTCCGGCCCGACGAGGCGCACTCGCTGGTGCTGCACGCGGGCACGCCCGCCGGTCCGCACGCCGCGGCCGACCGGGCGGCCTGCGTGGACGTCGACTTCTGA
- a CDS encoding type II toxin-antitoxin system VapC family toxin: MIVVDASAVVLSLADRGPRGDAARAALAADPEWVAPEHVVIEVMQSLRGLYLAKELTAEEVAALTRRLPGLAIRKVEVAPLLGRIWELKDNLTPDDAAYVAVAEHHHAPLITADLRLMRASGPRCEIRGITATG; this comes from the coding sequence ATGATCGTGGTGGACGCTTCCGCAGTGGTGCTGTCGCTCGCCGACCGGGGCCCCCGGGGCGACGCCGCCCGGGCCGCGCTGGCCGCCGACCCCGAGTGGGTGGCGCCCGAGCACGTGGTGATCGAGGTGATGCAGTCGCTGCGCGGGCTGTACCTCGCCAAGGAACTGACGGCCGAAGAGGTCGCCGCCCTGACCCGCCGGCTGCCCGGACTCGCCATCCGCAAGGTGGAGGTCGCCCCGCTGCTCGGCCGGATCTGGGAGCTCAAGGACAACCTGACCCCGGACGACGCCGCCTACGTCGCGGTCGCCGAGCACCACCACGCCCCGCTGATCACCGCCGACCTGCGCCTGATGCGCGCCAGCGGCCCGCGCTGCGAGATCCGCGGCATCACGGCGACGGGCTGA